The following are from one region of the Cystobacter ferrugineus genome:
- a CDS encoding choice-of-anchor D domain-containing protein translates to MLGMRGSCLATCLFAVLVAGCERPSSQRASSHLGLSPEKLEFGLSAVGITRTKTVRLSNQGRAPLLVRGVSATLPNVRVVPFEPFELPSGGEREVEVHFTADVEGTVEGQLEVLTDADNVGREGVAALGVGGQGVRASLVVLVRALDFGNVETGHLEVRELVVRNDSLVDSPVRLSISGPDADAFGSGAVGAPFSLRPGEQRRLSLSFLPERLGAAEAEAHVRVECAGCEPFVVKLSGTGIASRLEVTPLRVDFGRVAVGSTAEERVTVRNLGSEPLAYGGVKLLEGARGDFHLVSAPTLPGEVLAPGARVEVRVSFSPTSRGVVPAALLEVDARPLGSTRPGPKVSLVGEGGSGCVELQPRLLDFGAVPEGLSATRDVRAFNRCREDVLVSEQKLTPRKGGYFLLAQAPASLPIPAGQSLTLPITFMPRAGAGAGEAELSVKLLDGRGTSAEVVRLVGEGRVFPPCQYALAPEEVSFGRVPPGSEVTLGVGLRNVGSTECYVAGMRVAEGSDAAFSAEPMPPRVLAPGERALLRVRFKPESAELFSGLAEAWVHHPSRGHVRVSLRGEGARGCFSVQPTRLDFGALRLSCGPRKREVVLYNDCAGPTRLVGLGLEGDASDFQVSGGPSVPGELAPGSRATLEVTYAPQGGGDDIAALRFELATGAPFSVGLEGRGLLQDEKTDTFTQSARNAVDVLFVVDNSGSMMDEQRRLGQNLAAFLSQAAASDVDYHIAVTTTGLTRSLEMGTLCPGGADGGENGRFFPVDGASPRIITPATPEAASVFAHNTNVGVCHWNEQGLEAMYRALSDPLVHQGDDPGTPWPRDGNAGFLRQDARLAIITVTDEEDFSPRDVGFYETFLLGLKGNDRSQVVFSAIAGPEDLGSCPSASGTGSRYLALARATGGVVESICTPNWAESLARLSESTFEVQRSFPLSETPSDASRIRVRVDGVAVTQGWVYDARSHAVVFSLAPAPGVTVEITYPVGCQGSLR, encoded by the coding sequence ATGCTCGGAATGCGTGGGAGCTGTCTGGCGACGTGCCTGTTCGCCGTACTGGTCGCGGGTTGTGAGCGTCCCTCGTCCCAGCGAGCCTCCTCCCACCTGGGCCTGTCCCCCGAGAAGCTGGAGTTCGGGCTGTCGGCGGTGGGAATCACCCGGACGAAGACGGTGCGGCTGTCCAACCAGGGCCGGGCGCCGCTCCTGGTGCGCGGGGTCTCGGCCACGCTGCCCAACGTGAGGGTGGTGCCCTTCGAGCCCTTCGAGCTGCCCTCGGGCGGTGAGCGCGAGGTGGAGGTGCACTTCACCGCGGACGTGGAGGGCACGGTGGAAGGCCAGTTGGAGGTGCTCACCGATGCGGACAACGTGGGACGCGAAGGGGTGGCCGCGCTCGGTGTGGGCGGCCAGGGAGTGAGGGCGTCGCTGGTGGTGCTGGTGCGCGCGCTCGACTTCGGCAACGTGGAGACGGGCCACCTGGAGGTGCGCGAGCTCGTGGTGCGCAATGACTCGCTGGTGGACAGCCCGGTGCGCCTGTCCATCTCCGGTCCGGACGCGGACGCGTTCGGCTCGGGGGCGGTGGGGGCTCCGTTCTCGCTCCGGCCGGGAGAGCAGCGGCGGTTGTCCCTGTCCTTCCTCCCCGAGCGGCTGGGCGCGGCCGAGGCCGAGGCGCACGTGCGCGTGGAGTGCGCCGGCTGCGAGCCCTTCGTCGTGAAGTTGTCGGGCACGGGCATCGCCTCGCGCTTGGAGGTGACGCCGCTGCGGGTGGACTTCGGCCGCGTGGCGGTGGGCTCCACCGCGGAGGAGCGCGTCACCGTGCGCAACCTGGGCTCCGAGCCCCTGGCGTATGGCGGGGTGAAGTTGCTCGAGGGCGCCAGGGGGGACTTCCACCTGGTGAGCGCGCCCACGCTGCCCGGCGAGGTGCTGGCCCCGGGCGCCCGGGTGGAGGTGCGCGTGTCCTTCTCGCCCACCTCCCGCGGGGTGGTGCCCGCGGCGCTCCTGGAGGTGGATGCGCGGCCCCTGGGCTCCACCCGTCCGGGACCCAAGGTGTCACTCGTGGGCGAGGGGGGCTCGGGGTGCGTGGAGCTCCAACCGCGCCTGCTCGACTTCGGCGCGGTGCCCGAGGGCCTGAGCGCCACGCGTGACGTGCGGGCCTTCAACCGCTGCCGTGAGGACGTGCTGGTGAGCGAGCAGAAGCTCACCCCGAGGAAGGGCGGCTATTTCCTGCTCGCCCAGGCACCCGCGAGCCTGCCCATTCCCGCGGGCCAGTCCCTCACGCTGCCCATCACCTTCATGCCGCGCGCGGGCGCGGGGGCGGGCGAGGCGGAGCTGTCCGTGAAGCTGCTCGACGGCCGCGGCACCTCCGCCGAGGTGGTGCGGCTCGTGGGGGAGGGCCGGGTGTTCCCGCCCTGCCAGTACGCGCTCGCCCCGGAGGAGGTGTCGTTCGGCCGGGTGCCGCCAGGCTCCGAGGTGACGCTCGGCGTGGGGTTGCGCAACGTGGGCTCCACGGAGTGCTACGTGGCCGGAATGCGGGTCGCCGAGGGCTCCGACGCGGCCTTCTCCGCGGAGCCCATGCCGCCCCGCGTGCTCGCGCCAGGGGAGCGCGCCCTGTTGCGCGTGCGCTTCAAGCCGGAGTCGGCCGAGCTCTTCTCGGGCCTGGCGGAGGCCTGGGTCCATCACCCCTCCCGGGGCCACGTGCGGGTGTCGCTCCGGGGCGAGGGCGCGCGCGGGTGCTTCTCCGTCCAGCCGACGCGGTTGGACTTCGGCGCGCTGCGGCTGTCGTGTGGGCCGAGGAAGCGCGAGGTGGTGCTCTACAACGACTGCGCGGGGCCCACCCGGCTCGTGGGCCTGGGCCTGGAGGGCGACGCCTCCGACTTCCAGGTGTCGGGAGGACCCTCGGTTCCGGGGGAACTGGCCCCGGGCAGCCGCGCCACGCTCGAGGTGACGTACGCGCCCCAGGGTGGCGGGGACGACATCGCCGCGCTCCGGTTCGAGCTGGCCACGGGCGCCCCGTTCTCGGTGGGCCTGGAAGGGCGGGGCCTGCTCCAGGACGAGAAGACCGACACGTTCACCCAGAGCGCGCGCAACGCGGTGGACGTGCTGTTCGTGGTGGACAACTCGGGCTCGATGATGGACGAGCAGCGCCGTCTGGGACAGAACCTCGCGGCCTTCCTCTCGCAAGCGGCCGCCTCGGACGTGGACTACCACATCGCCGTCACCACCACGGGCCTCACGCGCTCGCTGGAAATGGGCACTTTGTGCCCGGGCGGCGCCGACGGGGGGGAGAACGGACGCTTCTTCCCCGTGGATGGCGCCTCGCCCCGCATCATCACGCCCGCCACGCCGGAGGCGGCCTCCGTCTTCGCTCACAACACGAACGTGGGCGTGTGCCATTGGAACGAGCAGGGCCTGGAGGCCATGTACCGTGCCCTGTCGGATCCGCTCGTCCACCAAGGGGATGATCCCGGCACGCCGTGGCCCCGGGATGGCAACGCGGGCTTCCTGCGCCAGGACGCCCGGCTGGCCATCATCACCGTCACGGACGAGGAGGATTTCTCTCCCCGGGACGTGGGCTTCTACGAGACGTTCCTCCTGGGCCTCAAGGGCAACGACCGCTCCCAGGTCGTCTTCTCCGCCATCGCCGGACCGGAGGACCTGGGCTCCTGCCCGAGCGCCAGCGGAACGGGCAGCCGCTACCTCGCGCTGGCCCGGGCCACGGGGGGAGTGGTGGAGAGCATCTGCACGCCCAACTGGGCCGAGTCCCTGGCGCGCCTGTCGGAGAGCACCTTCGAGGTCCAGCGCTCCTTTCCGCTCAGCGAGACTCCCTCGGACGCCTCGCGGATCCGGGTCCGCGTGGACGGCGTGGCGGTGACCCAGGGCTGGGTGTATGACGCACGCTCCCATGCCGTGGTCTTCTCCCTGGCGCCCGCCCCCGGCGTGACCGTGGAGATCACCTACCCGGTGGGCTGCCAGGGCTCGCTCCGATGA
- a CDS encoding metallophosphoesterase family protein → MAPDSLLVVGVGDIHGRFHRVEAWLDALEEARRRPVDLVLAVGDVEAFRLADDHRRKAAKRGMPAEFAGYADGVRTMKRPLYFIGGNNEDFEALHDEPEGFSLAPNVHYLGRAGLKELLGLRVGYLSGIHAPRFYEQPLKRPRSLDTAKQAGYFRASEVERVMALRDVDVLLVHEWPRGLPQRAQERETPPPGRTLPSYWIGNPITRRLVETVHPRWVLCGHSHRAFAVSLGGGRTPTRVACLDQAARPEESVFWLEFQGREVVGAGWGVSGEVSWRAGQPWGLGSLPAPSEPPPLGTMG, encoded by the coding sequence ATGGCTCCAGACTCACTCCTGGTGGTTGGTGTGGGAGACATCCATGGTCGCTTCCACCGGGTGGAGGCATGGCTCGACGCGCTCGAGGAGGCGCGCCGTCGTCCCGTGGACTTGGTGCTGGCGGTGGGCGACGTGGAGGCCTTCCGGCTCGCGGATGATCACCGGCGCAAGGCCGCCAAGCGCGGCATGCCCGCGGAGTTCGCCGGGTACGCGGATGGGGTGCGCACGATGAAGCGGCCCCTGTACTTCATTGGCGGCAACAACGAGGACTTCGAGGCGCTGCACGACGAGCCCGAGGGCTTCTCGCTCGCGCCCAACGTTCACTACCTGGGGCGCGCCGGGCTCAAGGAGCTGCTGGGCCTGCGGGTGGGCTACCTGTCGGGCATCCACGCGCCGCGCTTCTACGAGCAGCCGTTGAAGCGGCCGCGCTCGCTCGACACGGCGAAGCAGGCGGGCTACTTCCGCGCGTCCGAGGTGGAGCGGGTGATGGCGCTGCGCGACGTGGATGTGCTGCTCGTGCACGAGTGGCCCCGCGGCCTGCCGCAGCGGGCCCAGGAGCGGGAGACGCCGCCGCCGGGCCGCACGCTGCCCTCGTACTGGATTGGCAACCCCATCACCCGGCGGCTGGTGGAGACGGTGCATCCGCGCTGGGTGTTGTGTGGCCACTCGCACCGGGCCTTCGCGGTGTCCCTGGGTGGGGGCCGCACGCCCACGCGCGTGGCCTGTCTGGATCAGGCGGCCAGGCCCGAGGAGTCGGTGTTCTGGCTGGAGTTCCAGGGCCGCGAGGTGGTGGGTGCCGGATGGGGCGTCTCGGGCGAGGTGTCCTGGCGGGCAGGGCAGCCCTGGGGGCTGGGCTCGCTGCCCGCGCCCTCCGAGCCGCCCCCCCTGGGCACCATGGGCTAG